From the genome of Yersinia enterocolitica, one region includes:
- a CDS encoding HIT domain-containing protein, with protein MAEETIFSKIIRREIPADVVYQDELVTAFRDIAPQAPTHILIIPNILIPTVNDVTAEHEATLGRMITVAAKLAQQEGIAEEGYRLIINCNQHAGQVVYHIHMHLVGGRYLGSLLSHK; from the coding sequence ATGGCCGAAGAAACGATTTTCAGCAAAATTATCCGCCGTGAAATTCCTGCCGACGTGGTCTACCAGGATGAGTTGGTGACGGCGTTTCGTGATATTGCCCCACAGGCACCCACCCATATCTTAATCATTCCCAACATTCTTATTCCAACTGTGAATGATGTCACGGCAGAACATGAAGCCACACTGGGTCGTATGATTACCGTGGCAGCTAAACTTGCACAACAAGAAGGCATTGCCGAAGAGGGTTATCGCCTGATCATCAACTGTAACCAACATGCCGGGCAAGTGGTCTATCATATTCATATGCACCTGGTTGGTGGTCGCTATCTGGGTTCATTGTTGTCACATAAATAA
- a CDS encoding dTMP kinase, producing the protein MNSKFIVIEGLEGAGKTTARDTVVATLRAQGINDIVFTREPGGTPLAEKLRDLIKQGIDGEVLTDKAEVLMLYAARVQLVENVIKPALARGSWVVGDRHDLSSQAYQGGGRGIDSQLMTSLRDTVLGEFRPDLTLYLDLPPVVGLARARARGELDRIEQESLAFFERTRARYLELAAADSSIKTIDASQSLEQVSTSISRVLTQWLASRETA; encoded by the coding sequence ATGAACAGTAAATTTATCGTTATTGAAGGGCTGGAAGGGGCAGGGAAAACCACCGCCAGAGACACCGTGGTTGCCACGCTGCGCGCCCAAGGGATTAACGATATTGTTTTTACCCGAGAGCCGGGTGGGACACCATTGGCAGAAAAACTGCGTGATTTGATTAAACAAGGTATTGATGGTGAAGTCCTGACAGATAAAGCCGAAGTGCTGATGCTGTATGCCGCGCGAGTACAATTAGTTGAGAATGTAATTAAACCGGCGCTGGCTCGAGGCAGTTGGGTGGTGGGTGATCGCCATGATCTCTCATCTCAGGCGTATCAGGGAGGAGGGCGTGGCATTGATAGCCAACTGATGACGTCACTGCGTGATACCGTATTGGGTGAATTCCGCCCTGATCTAACGCTGTATCTTGATCTGCCGCCTGTGGTCGGTTTAGCACGCGCTCGTGCCCGTGGCGAGTTGGATCGTATTGAACAAGAGTCGCTGGCCTTTTTTGAACGCACGCGGGCACGCTATCTCGAACTGGCCGCCGCTGATAGCAGCATAAAAACCATCGATGCCTCCCAATCTCTTGAGCAAGTGAGCACATCAATCAGCCGGGTACTGACTCAATGGCTGGCCAGCCGGGAAACCGCATAA
- a CDS encoding aminodeoxychorismate lyase, with translation MFWINGIEQNLISASDRSVQFGDGCFTTARVSHGRVVWLDKHILRLQQATERLLMPTVNWNALTKEIVEAANHTEDGVLKVIISRGSGGRGYSGTACQHPTRIISLSDYPAHYHSWRERGISLALSPVTLARSPLLAGVKHLNRLEQVLIRAHLEQTEADEALVLDTAGLLVECCAANLFWRKGGAIFTPDLSQSGVDGIMRQMIITCLAGHGQQVAIVAQPLEALADADEIIVCNALMPLLSVNRADKWLYHSRQLFDFLNQYCCDA, from the coding sequence ATGTTCTGGATTAATGGTATAGAGCAAAATTTGATTTCAGCGTCAGACCGCTCAGTGCAGTTTGGTGATGGCTGCTTTACGACGGCAAGGGTATCTCATGGTCGGGTAGTGTGGCTTGATAAACATATACTGCGCCTGCAACAGGCAACCGAACGCTTGTTGATGCCGACAGTAAACTGGAATGCCTTGACTAAGGAAATAGTCGAGGCGGCAAACCATACTGAAGATGGGGTACTGAAAGTGATTATTAGCCGGGGTAGCGGTGGGCGCGGCTACAGCGGTACTGCTTGTCAGCACCCTACGCGCATTATTTCGCTTAGTGATTATCCGGCGCATTATCATAGTTGGCGTGAGCGGGGTATTTCATTGGCATTAAGCCCGGTGACATTAGCTCGCAGCCCATTGCTGGCGGGTGTTAAGCACCTGAATCGCCTTGAACAAGTGTTGATTCGTGCGCATCTTGAGCAGACAGAGGCTGATGAGGCACTGGTGCTTGACACTGCGGGCCTGCTGGTGGAATGCTGTGCGGCTAATTTATTCTGGCGTAAAGGTGGCGCAATATTTACCCCGGACTTAAGCCAGTCGGGTGTTGATGGCATCATGCGCCAGATGATTATTACCTGTCTGGCCGGGCATGGGCAGCAGGTAGCGATTGTGGCGCAGCCACTGGAGGCACTGGCTGATGCGGATGAAATTATCGTGTGCAACGCGCTGATGCCGCTACTGTCTGTGAACCGCGCCGATAAATGGCTTTATCACTCGCGTCAGTTGTTTGATTTCCTGAATCAGTATTGTTGCGATGCATAA
- a CDS encoding PTS glucose transporter subunit IIBC, protein MFKNAFANLQKVGKSLMLPVSVLPIAGILLGVGSANFSWLPTVVSHVMAEAGGSVFANMALIFAIGVALGFTNNDGVSALAAVVAYGIMVKTMAVVAPLVLHLPAEEIAAKHLADTGVLGGIIAGAIAAYMFNRFYRIQLPEYLGFFAGKRFVPIISGFTAIFVGVILSFVWPPIGTAIQTFSQWAAYQNSVVAFGIYGVVERALVPFGLHHIWNVPFQMQIGEYTNAAGQVFHGDIPRYMAGDPTAGKLSGGFLFKMYGLPAAAIAIWHSAKPENRAKVGGIMISAALTSFLTGITEPIEFSFMFVAPILYVIHAILAGLAFPICILLGMRDGTSFSHGLIDFIVLSGNSSRIWLFPLVGICYGLVYYTIFRVLITKLDLKTPGREETTTEQTVQGGTEMSAALVNAFGGKENITNLDACITRLRVSVADVSKVDQPGLKRLGAAGVVVAGSGVQAIFGTKSDNLKTDMDEYIRNH, encoded by the coding sequence ATGTTTAAGAACGCATTTGCAAACCTGCAAAAGGTAGGTAAATCGCTAATGCTACCGGTATCCGTCTTACCCATCGCAGGTATTCTGCTGGGTGTCGGTTCCGCGAATTTTAGCTGGCTACCAACAGTAGTCTCTCACGTAATGGCAGAAGCGGGCGGTTCCGTCTTTGCTAACATGGCATTAATCTTTGCTATTGGCGTTGCACTCGGCTTTACCAATAACGACGGTGTATCCGCGTTGGCGGCAGTTGTTGCTTACGGCATCATGGTGAAAACCATGGCTGTGGTAGCGCCTCTGGTCTTGCATCTGCCAGCAGAAGAAATTGCGGCCAAACATTTAGCCGATACTGGGGTACTGGGCGGGATTATTGCAGGTGCTATAGCCGCCTACATGTTCAACCGCTTCTACCGTATTCAGTTACCTGAATATCTCGGTTTCTTTGCGGGCAAACGCTTTGTTCCGATTATTTCTGGTTTCACCGCTATTTTCGTTGGTGTGATCCTGTCCTTCGTATGGCCACCTATCGGTACTGCGATCCAGACCTTCTCCCAATGGGCGGCTTACCAGAACTCAGTCGTTGCTTTTGGTATCTACGGCGTAGTTGAACGTGCGCTGGTACCATTCGGTCTGCACCATATCTGGAACGTACCATTCCAAATGCAAATTGGTGAATACACCAACGCAGCAGGTCAGGTGTTCCACGGTGACATTCCACGTTACATGGCGGGTGACCCAACTGCCGGTAAACTGTCTGGTGGCTTCCTGTTCAAAATGTACGGTCTGCCAGCCGCTGCGATTGCGATTTGGCATTCAGCCAAGCCGGAAAACCGCGCTAAAGTGGGCGGGATCATGATCTCCGCAGCACTGACCTCATTCCTGACGGGTATCACCGAACCAATTGAATTCTCCTTCATGTTCGTGGCACCAATTTTGTATGTTATCCATGCAATTTTGGCTGGTCTGGCGTTCCCAATCTGTATTCTGCTTGGAATGCGTGACGGTACCAGCTTCTCCCATGGTTTGATTGACTTCATTGTTCTCAGTGGTAACAGTAGCCGTATCTGGCTGTTCCCTCTGGTGGGTATTTGCTACGGTCTGGTGTACTACACTATCTTCCGTGTGCTGATTACCAAACTGGACCTGAAAACACCGGGTCGTGAAGAGACAACCACTGAGCAAACTGTCCAGGGCGGCACAGAAATGTCAGCGGCACTGGTAAATGCGTTTGGTGGTAAAGAGAACATCACTAACCTGGATGCTTGTATTACCCGTCTGCGTGTCAGCGTGGCGGATGTCTCCAAGGTTGACCAACCTGGTCTGAAGCGACTGGGTGCTGCGGGTGTAGTGGTGGCAGGGTCTGGTGTTCAGGCTATCTTCGGGACTAAATCAGATAACCTGAAAACAGATATGGACGAGTATATTCGTAACCATTAA
- the thiK gene encoding thiamine kinase has protein sequence MKIADYHFSPVAGLTGESWRITAPNIDWLARQQSLAKRQLGVNRRRERKLLRHVANQHFSPAIIAADQYWLVVNWLEGDVVTNEQFIELSDNGQLPQLLARLHHLPISGYRFDLRRQLTRYGQLIDSTRRSPAWLRRQHDFLRRPLPQPIKLAPLHMDVHPGNVLMTPTGLKLIDWEYAADGDIALDIAALFRGNNWLLPQQHAFLQHYCASEQGYPDIKRLSQQIQRWLPWIDYLMLMWFEVRWQQTGDETFLQWASPLRQRFNLSF, from the coding sequence ATGAAAATCGCCGATTATCACTTTAGTCCGGTCGCGGGGCTAACCGGTGAAAGCTGGCGTATTACAGCACCCAATATTGACTGGTTGGCACGTCAACAATCACTAGCCAAACGTCAGTTGGGGGTGAACCGGCGGCGGGAACGAAAACTGTTACGACACGTGGCCAATCAGCATTTCTCACCGGCCATTATTGCCGCCGATCAGTACTGGTTAGTGGTTAATTGGCTTGAAGGTGACGTTGTCACTAATGAGCAATTTATTGAATTATCAGATAATGGGCAGTTGCCACAGTTATTGGCCCGTCTGCATCATCTGCCCATCAGCGGCTACCGTTTCGACTTGCGCCGTCAGTTAACCCGCTATGGGCAATTGATTGACTCAACGCGCCGCTCACCTGCCTGGTTGCGCCGCCAACATGACTTTCTGCGCCGCCCGCTACCGCAGCCTATTAAGTTGGCGCCGTTGCATATGGATGTCCATCCCGGCAATGTGTTAATGACCCCAACCGGGCTGAAACTGATTGATTGGGAATATGCTGCCGATGGGGATATCGCATTGGATATTGCGGCGCTGTTTCGCGGCAATAACTGGTTATTGCCACAACAACATGCCTTTTTACAGCACTACTGCGCGAGTGAGCAGGGATACCCTGACATCAAACGCTTATCACAGCAGATACAGCGCTGGTTACCGTGGATTGATTACCTGATGCTGATGTGGTTTGAGGTGCGCTGGCAGCAAACGGGTGATGAGACATTTTTACAATGGGCGTCGCCACTGCGCCAGCGGTTTAATTTATCGTTTTAA
- a CDS encoding DUF1425 domain-containing protein: protein MRRVKAFLLPVMVSACIATLLGCSNPKGIAVNKQQTVVMDSSVLTAGILASQPTVSLSSGNNVARSVITNSQNKPVRINYRFYWYDTQGLDVPPLEAPRFMMIAPGDDVTIQSVNNNFNARSARLHLFL from the coding sequence ATGCGCCGTGTTAAGGCGTTTTTATTACCGGTGATGGTGTCGGCGTGTATCGCGACATTATTGGGGTGCAGCAACCCGAAAGGGATTGCAGTAAATAAACAGCAAACCGTGGTAATGGATTCGTCGGTTCTGACGGCAGGTATTTTGGCTTCTCAACCCACAGTATCACTCTCTTCTGGCAATAATGTTGCGCGTTCAGTTATCACGAATAGCCAGAATAAGCCGGTAAGAATCAACTACCGTTTTTATTGGTATGATACCCAGGGCTTAGATGTGCCGCCGCTGGAAGCGCCGCGTTTTATGATGATAGCACCAGGGGACGATGTCACTATTCAGTCAGTTAATAATAATTTTAATGCGCGCAGTGCACGCCTTCATTTATTTTTATAA
- a CDS encoding metal-dependent hydrolase: MLLVDSHCHLDSLDYQTLHSSVDDVLAKANARDVGFVLAVATTLPGFSAMTSLIGERQNVAFSCGVHPLNLDGGYDFQQLRSLAAADNVVAMGETGLDYFYQQDNIPLQQASFREHIRIGRELNKPVIVHTRDAREDTLAILQEEQAQECGGVLHCFTEDKATAATLLDLGFYISFSGILTFRNAEQLRDVARYVPLDRILVETDSPYLAPVPHRGKENQPAYVRDVAEYMAVLKGVSLESLAQATTDNFCRLFHLDPSRLASENS, translated from the coding sequence ATGTTGTTAGTAGATTCACACTGCCATCTTGATAGCCTTGATTACCAGACGTTGCACAGCAGCGTCGATGATGTATTAGCCAAAGCAAATGCGCGAGATGTCGGTTTCGTCCTGGCGGTAGCCACTACGTTACCGGGCTTTTCTGCCATGACATCCCTTATTGGCGAACGCCAAAATGTGGCATTTTCATGTGGTGTTCATCCGTTGAATCTCGATGGTGGCTATGATTTCCAGCAACTCAGAAGCCTGGCTGCGGCAGATAATGTGGTGGCGATGGGCGAGACCGGGCTGGATTATTTTTATCAGCAAGATAATATCCCGCTGCAACAAGCCTCTTTCCGTGAACATATTCGTATTGGTCGCGAATTAAACAAACCGGTGATTGTGCATACCCGCGATGCGCGTGAAGATACACTCGCAATTTTGCAGGAAGAGCAGGCGCAGGAGTGTGGTGGTGTTTTACATTGCTTTACAGAAGACAAAGCCACGGCAGCAACGCTATTAGACCTCGGTTTTTATATCTCATTCTCGGGGATTCTCACTTTTCGTAATGCGGAACAACTGCGTGATGTGGCCCGTTATGTTCCGCTGGATCGGATATTAGTAGAAACCGATTCACCTTATCTGGCCCCGGTTCCCCACCGTGGCAAAGAGAATCAACCAGCCTATGTCCGTGATGTTGCAGAGTATATGGCAGTGCTGAAAGGCGTGAGTCTTGAATCACTGGCGCAGGCGACGACTGACAACTTCTGCCGGTTATTTCATCTGGACCCTTCCCGGCTCGCCAGTGAAAATAGTTAG
- a CDS encoding penicillin-binding protein activator LpoB, with protein sequence MKRYLFVVLAALVLTGCPSRTPVAPTTPPVTIEPVTPPVVETPPPVDTVPQPPKVQSIDWAISVEPLVAKMVNNNEVANGSILLLDSVKNNTNGALQTAKATAALHQVLASNKKFVLISPQQLAVAKQTLGLSEEDSLGSRSKAIGLARYVGAQYVLYSDVSGDVKSPTIEMQLMQAQSGEIIWSGNGPVQR encoded by the coding sequence ATGAAAAGGTATTTATTTGTGGTTTTAGCAGCGCTAGTGCTGACCGGTTGTCCGTCTCGGACGCCTGTTGCACCAACGACACCGCCCGTCACCATTGAACCGGTAACACCCCCTGTCGTTGAGACACCTCCGCCGGTAGACACCGTGCCGCAGCCACCGAAAGTGCAATCTATCGATTGGGCTATCAGTGTCGAGCCGTTGGTGGCGAAAATGGTGAATAACAACGAAGTGGCGAATGGCAGCATTCTGCTATTGGATAGCGTTAAAAACAACACCAATGGTGCATTGCAAACGGCGAAAGCCACCGCCGCATTACATCAAGTGCTAGCGTCGAATAAAAAGTTTGTTTTGATCTCGCCGCAACAATTAGCCGTTGCTAAGCAAACGCTGGGGCTTTCGGAAGAAGATAGCCTGGGGTCGCGCAGCAAAGCGATTGGTTTGGCCCGCTATGTCGGCGCTCAATATGTGCTGTACAGCGATGTGAGTGGTGATGTGAAGTCGCCAACCATTGAAATGCAATTGATGCAGGCGCAATCAGGCGAAATCATTTGGTCTGGTAATGGCCCGGTTCAGCGCTGA
- a CDS encoding endolytic transglycosylase MltG translates to MKIKSTRVVILFAAICLGLVLLGYQKIQHFADQPLAIQQETIFKLPAGTGRVALENLLQRDHVIKNTRLFPWLLRIEPELAKFKAGTYRFTPGMTVRGMLELLASGKEAQFTVRFIEGKRLRDWLDELQQSKYVKHVLAGKSDSEIAVLLGLKDSDHPEGWLYPDTYSYTAGTTDLALLKRAHAKMEKTVDEIWQGREESLPYKTPGELVTMASIIEKETAVNEERTKVASVFINRLRIGMRLQTDPTVIYGMGDKYNGNISRKDLDTPTPYNTYVISGLPPTPIAMPGLASLTAAAHPAKTAYLYFVADGKGGHTFTTNLASHNQAVRVYRQSLKDKNEQ, encoded by the coding sequence ATGAAAATAAAAAGCACCCGAGTTGTAATCCTTTTTGCCGCTATCTGTTTGGGATTAGTGCTGTTGGGTTATCAGAAAATACAACACTTTGCGGACCAGCCGCTGGCTATCCAGCAAGAAACCATCTTTAAACTCCCCGCCGGTACGGGGCGGGTCGCATTGGAGAATTTACTGCAACGTGACCACGTGATTAAAAACACCCGTTTGTTCCCCTGGCTGTTACGTATAGAGCCTGAGTTGGCAAAATTTAAGGCGGGGACTTACCGTTTTACCCCTGGCATGACGGTGCGCGGCATGCTGGAATTACTCGCCAGTGGTAAAGAAGCACAATTTACCGTGCGCTTTATTGAGGGCAAGCGGCTACGTGACTGGCTGGATGAGTTGCAGCAGTCGAAATACGTAAAACATGTTTTGGCCGGCAAAAGTGATAGTGAGATTGCGGTGTTACTGGGGTTAAAAGACAGTGATCACCCTGAGGGTTGGCTCTATCCTGATACCTACTCCTATACCGCCGGGACGACTGATCTGGCCTTACTCAAACGTGCCCATGCGAAGATGGAAAAGACGGTTGATGAAATTTGGCAAGGGCGAGAGGAATCTTTACCCTATAAGACACCGGGTGAGCTGGTCACCATGGCATCTATCATCGAAAAAGAAACCGCAGTAAATGAAGAACGCACTAAAGTCGCATCGGTGTTTATTAACCGTCTGCGGATTGGTATGCGCCTGCAAACTGACCCTACAGTCATTTATGGTATGGGTGACAAGTATAATGGCAACATTAGTCGTAAAGACTTAGATACACCAACACCTTATAATACCTATGTGATTTCTGGTTTGCCGCCCACCCCAATAGCCATGCCGGGGCTGGCATCACTGACGGCTGCCGCGCATCCGGCCAAAACCGCCTATCTCTACTTTGTGGCAGATGGTAAGGGCGGGCATACATTTACCACCAATTTAGCCAGTCATAACCAAGCGGTACGGGTCTATCGTCAATCGCTTAAGGATAAAAATGAACAGTAA
- a CDS encoding SgrR family transcriptional regulator, which yields MVSRRLEQQYLRLLGVVGVQQVTITLQELADKLSCTKRHMRTLLVKMQQAGWLIWQSEAGRGRRSHLQLLRNTHQLLIEKAEQLLDSGDFNEAIALLGEDKQLITPLLRTKLGYRIRDDYQALRIPYYRAMANLYPGTPLRRSELHLVRQIFNGLTRINEENGQVATDLAHQWRMLDPLHWRFYLRPGVQFHDGRELSSYDVVNSLMRCTDLPLFSHIQYVSAYGPLSVIIELNQPDPQLALLLTHHAALILPSDHASRPDFASHPVGTGPYRVAENDDWHLQIKSFDHYFGFRGLLDEVEVLIFPDLARQHTQTPTVLAEQLSIDHIQSATWLSSSISDIDYVAGFAASLTGKPSDSTQEMFLERGGYFLLCDSRSPHWHHIEQRRWLREVLNPYNVTQRLIEPIRPFWVPASSVLPTWFHSMHSGDKSSPFAATTMADDSPVLTLAYHAQHPEYTMLVTEMSHILAAQGIRLVVSELDYATWAKGDADVDLWLGTVNFAVPEEWNIGAWLLGMPLLRQSIVGGDEMRLQTYLHNWRNQSLSTEQLVREVIADGWLQPLFHHWMRLKAPPQAQGAHLNNLGWFDFQTTWLEPQ from the coding sequence ATGGTCAGTCGACGTCTTGAGCAACAATATTTACGCTTATTGGGCGTGGTTGGGGTGCAACAGGTTACGATTACACTGCAAGAATTAGCCGACAAGCTTAGCTGCACTAAGCGCCATATGCGGACATTGTTGGTTAAAATGCAACAGGCTGGCTGGTTAATATGGCAGTCAGAAGCTGGCCGTGGTCGCCGTTCACATTTACAACTATTGCGGAACACTCATCAACTATTGATTGAAAAAGCGGAACAGTTATTGGATTCAGGCGATTTCAACGAGGCCATTGCGCTACTGGGAGAAGATAAGCAGCTTATTACCCCGTTGCTCCGAACCAAGTTGGGGTACCGGATACGTGATGACTATCAAGCCTTGCGAATTCCCTACTACCGCGCCATGGCTAACCTTTATCCTGGAACCCCACTGCGCCGATCTGAATTACATTTAGTTCGGCAGATCTTTAATGGCCTGACGCGGATAAATGAGGAAAACGGCCAAGTTGCCACCGATTTAGCCCATCAATGGCGCATGTTGGACCCATTACACTGGCGCTTTTACTTACGCCCTGGCGTACAGTTTCATGATGGTCGCGAGCTTTCCAGCTATGATGTGGTCAACTCATTGATGCGTTGTACTGACTTGCCGCTATTTTCACATATTCAATACGTCAGCGCATATGGGCCACTGAGTGTCATTATCGAACTGAATCAACCCGACCCGCAGCTTGCGCTATTGCTGACTCACCACGCAGCACTGATTTTGCCGAGCGACCACGCCTCACGACCCGATTTTGCGTCTCATCCGGTAGGCACCGGCCCTTATCGGGTCGCCGAAAATGATGATTGGCATTTGCAGATAAAATCCTTTGACCACTATTTTGGTTTTCGTGGCCTGCTGGATGAAGTTGAAGTCCTTATCTTCCCTGATCTGGCCCGTCAGCATACGCAAACGCCAACTGTACTCGCTGAGCAACTGAGTATTGATCATATTCAGAGTGCAACGTGGCTAAGCTCCAGTATCAGTGATATTGATTATGTCGCTGGATTCGCTGCCAGCCTGACGGGTAAACCTTCAGATTCAACCCAAGAGATGTTTTTGGAACGGGGTGGATATTTTCTGTTATGTGACAGCCGCTCACCCCATTGGCACCACATAGAGCAACGCCGTTGGCTGCGAGAGGTACTCAATCCATATAACGTTACCCAACGGTTGATTGAGCCAATTCGCCCGTTCTGGGTACCCGCCAGCAGTGTTTTACCGACATGGTTCCACTCAATGCATTCAGGAGATAAAAGTTCTCCTTTCGCCGCGACGACAATGGCTGATGACAGCCCGGTGTTAACCTTGGCCTATCATGCCCAACACCCAGAATATACGATGCTGGTTACGGAAATGTCGCATATTTTGGCGGCACAGGGGATTAGGCTAGTGGTATCAGAGCTTGATTACGCCACCTGGGCGAAGGGCGATGCCGATGTTGATTTGTGGCTGGGGACGGTGAATTTTGCAGTTCCAGAAGAGTGGAATATCGGGGCATGGTTACTGGGTATGCCGCTATTGCGCCAATCTATTGTAGGTGGTGATGAGATGCGTTTGCAGACATACCTGCACAACTGGCGTAACCAGTCCCTCAGTACCGAGCAATTAGTCAGAGAGGTTATAGCTGACGGCTGGTTACAGCCATTATTCCATCACTGGATGCGCCTGAAAGCCCCACCGCAGGCTCAGGGCGCACATCTGAATAACCTTGGTTGGTTTGATTTCCAGACGACATGGTTAGAACCACAGTAA
- a CDS encoding shikimate 5-dehydrogenase: MTRYLNKDTQVCISLAARPSNFGTRFHNFLYDALDLDYLYKAFTTTDLVAAIGGVRALGFRGCAISMPFKETVIPLVDEMDPSAKAINSVNTLVNTAGYLKAYNTDYIAIAMLLATYQVSSKQVFALRGSGGMAKAVAFALKNAGFKQGYIIATNEVTGKQLADQSGYIYRPDMQDVRANVLINATPVGMSGGKDADALAFTQGEIDSADIIFDVVALPAVTPLIRYAKAQQKTVITGAEVFAIQAVEQFVLYTGIRPEPALFEKAAAYARG, from the coding sequence ATGACCCGGTATTTGAATAAAGACACCCAAGTGTGTATTTCTCTGGCGGCCAGGCCCAGTAACTTTGGTACCCGTTTTCACAACTTTTTGTACGATGCCTTAGACCTCGATTATCTGTATAAGGCTTTTACCACCACTGATCTTGTTGCCGCCATCGGTGGTGTGCGGGCGCTGGGATTTCGTGGTTGTGCCATCTCAATGCCCTTTAAAGAGACGGTGATTCCGCTGGTGGATGAGATGGACCCATCAGCTAAAGCCATTAACTCAGTAAATACTCTGGTCAATACCGCAGGCTACCTTAAGGCGTACAACACCGACTATATCGCCATCGCCATGTTGCTTGCGACATATCAGGTGTCATCAAAGCAGGTTTTTGCTTTACGTGGCAGTGGTGGCATGGCAAAAGCAGTGGCTTTTGCATTAAAAAATGCAGGTTTTAAGCAGGGTTATATCATTGCGACAAATGAAGTGACAGGTAAGCAGCTAGCGGATCAATCAGGTTATATTTATCGCCCTGATATGCAGGATGTTCGGGCTAATGTGTTGATTAATGCTACGCCGGTGGGGATGTCGGGGGGGAAGGATGCCGATGCTCTGGCATTTACTCAGGGTGAAATAGATAGTGCGGATATCATTTTTGATGTGGTGGCACTGCCGGCAGTCACCCCACTTATCCGTTACGCCAAAGCACAGCAGAAAACCGTTATTACTGGCGCAGAAGTATTTGCTATTCAGGCGGTTGAGCAATTTGTGCTGTATACGGGGATTCGCCCAGAGCCCGCTTTGTTTGAAAAAGCGGCGGCTTATGCCAGAGGCTGA
- the holB gene encoding DNA polymerase III subunit delta', whose protein sequence is MKWYPWLTAPYRQLIGQHTAGRGHHALLLHSLPGNGEEALIYGLSRWLMCQQRQGEKSCGECHSCRLMLAGNHPDWYVLAPEKGKSSIGVELVRQQIDKLYSHAQQGGAKVVWLPHAELLTDAAANALLKTLEEPPEKTYFLLDCHQPASLLATLRSRCFYWYLACPDTALSLQWLQRQTQAEPVTALAALKLSEGAPLAAERLLQPERWTLRTALCSALSSALNSSDLLSLLVQLNHDDAAERLQWLSSLLLDALKWQQGAGEFAVNQDQLSLVQQLARVATTLVLLQSTQQLAKCRHQLLSVVGVNRELLLTELLLNWETALSTGTYSTSP, encoded by the coding sequence ATGAAATGGTATCCGTGGCTTACGGCCCCTTATCGCCAGTTGATAGGGCAGCATACTGCCGGGCGCGGGCACCACGCGTTATTACTCCACTCCTTGCCCGGTAATGGCGAAGAGGCGTTGATTTATGGCCTCAGTCGCTGGCTGATGTGCCAGCAGCGGCAAGGTGAGAAAAGTTGTGGTGAATGCCATAGCTGCCGTTTAATGCTGGCGGGTAACCACCCGGACTGGTATGTACTGGCACCGGAAAAAGGTAAAAGCAGTATTGGGGTCGAATTGGTGCGTCAGCAGATAGATAAGCTCTATTCCCATGCACAACAAGGTGGGGCTAAGGTGGTGTGGTTGCCACACGCCGAACTGTTGACCGATGCGGCGGCAAATGCCTTATTGAAAACCTTGGAAGAGCCACCGGAGAAAACCTATTTCCTGCTGGACTGCCATCAACCCGCCAGTTTGTTAGCTACGCTGCGTAGCCGCTGTTTTTACTGGTATTTAGCCTGCCCAGATACCGCACTCAGTTTGCAATGGCTGCAACGCCAGACTCAAGCAGAACCGGTGACGGCGCTGGCCGCGCTTAAATTGAGTGAGGGCGCACCCTTGGCAGCCGAGCGGTTGTTGCAACCGGAGCGCTGGACTCTACGAACTGCGCTGTGTAGCGCGCTGAGTAGTGCATTGAACAGTTCGGACCTACTGTCATTGTTAGTGCAGTTGAACCATGATGATGCAGCTGAACGCCTCCAATGGCTCTCTTCGCTGCTGCTGGATGCTTTGAAATGGCAACAAGGTGCTGGCGAGTTTGCTGTTAATCAGGATCAATTGTCGCTGGTACAACAGTTGGCACGCGTAGCCACCACACTGGTGTTGCTTCAGTCAACGCAACAACTGGCAAAATGCCGTCATCAATTACTATCTGTCGTCGGTGTCAACCGTGAATTGTTACTCACTGAGTTGTTACTTAACTGGGAAACCGCGTTATCCACCGGCACCTATTCCACCTCACCTTGA